A region from the Streptomyces sp. 3214.6 genome encodes:
- a CDS encoding GNAT family N-acetyltransferase — MPHTASRYLAEGPRTGIRHFTYEDGPEFTARVRESKDLHRPWLFPPATADAYTAYAGRLIEDRSKAGFLVCTREDGAVAGFVNINNIVEGGFQCGALGYGVFAHAAGRGLMREALGLVVRYAFGPLRLHRLEINVQPGNAASIALARACGFRLEGFSPKMIYIDGEWRDHERWAITAETVNDGTRA, encoded by the coding sequence ATGCCGCACACCGCATCCCGCTACCTCGCCGAGGGCCCCCGCACCGGTATACGCCACTTCACCTACGAGGACGGGCCGGAGTTCACCGCCCGGGTGCGGGAGAGCAAGGACCTGCACCGTCCGTGGCTGTTCCCGCCGGCCACCGCCGACGCGTACACGGCGTACGCGGGCCGGCTGATAGAGGACCGGTCGAAGGCCGGGTTCCTCGTGTGCACCCGGGAGGACGGGGCCGTCGCCGGATTCGTGAACATCAACAACATCGTCGAGGGCGGCTTCCAGTGCGGTGCGCTGGGCTACGGCGTCTTCGCGCACGCGGCCGGGCGCGGGCTGATGCGCGAGGCGCTAGGCCTCGTGGTGCGGTACGCCTTCGGGCCGTTGCGGCTGCACCGGCTGGAGATCAACGTGCAGCCCGGGAACGCCGCCTCGATCGCCCTCGCCCGGGCCTGCGGCTTCCGGCTGGAGGGCTTCTCCCCGAAGATGATCTACATCGACGGGGAGTGGCGCGACCACGAGCGGTGGGCGATCACCGCAGAGACGGTCAACGACGGGACGCGGGCTTGA
- a CDS encoding LapA family protein translates to MSPKTSKTSKTSKTSKTSKTSETSGRDVKGGGRAGALTPARIAVLVLAVLALIFIFENTRATKIRLLTPEVTMPLWAALLATGLIGALCGAYLAYSRTRRR, encoded by the coding sequence ATGAGCCCGAAGACCTCGAAGACCTCGAAGACCTCGAAGACCTCGAAGACCTCGAAGACCTCCGAGACCTCCGGGCGCGACGTGAAGGGCGGTGGCAGGGCCGGGGCGCTGACGCCCGCCCGGATCGCCGTCCTGGTGCTCGCCGTCCTCGCCCTGATCTTCATCTTCGAGAACACCCGCGCCACGAAGATCCGACTGCTGACTCCCGAGGTGACGATGCCGCTGTGGGCGGCCCTGCTCGCCACGGGGCTCATCGGCGCGCTGTGCGGGGCGTATCTCGCGTATTCCAGGACCCGGCGGAGGTGA
- a CDS encoding S66 peptidase family protein produces MKELVRPSRLAAGARVAVVAPSGPVAEERLQAGLDLLRGWDLDPVVAPHVLERHDRLPYLAGADADRAADLQRAWCDPAVDAVLCARGGYGAQRVVDLLDWDAMRAAGPKVFVGFSDATTLHEAFAVRLGLVTLYGPVAAGVDFIKNARAQDHLKATLFAPETVRTLASTGTALASGRARGITMGGCLALLATGHGTPHTHAGARGGLLLIEDVGESPYAVDRALTQLLRTGWLDGVAGVALGSWDRCGPYENLRPVLADRLGGLGVPVVEELGFGHCEGAVTVPFGVAAALDADAGTLTLDAPALR; encoded by the coding sequence GTGAAGGAACTCGTGCGGCCGTCGCGGCTCGCCGCGGGCGCCCGGGTCGCGGTCGTCGCGCCCAGCGGACCCGTGGCGGAGGAGCGGCTCCAGGCCGGTCTCGACCTGCTGCGCGGCTGGGACCTCGACCCGGTGGTCGCCCCCCATGTGCTGGAGCGGCACGACCGGCTGCCCTACCTCGCGGGCGCCGACGCCGACCGGGCCGCCGACCTCCAGCGGGCCTGGTGCGACCCGGCCGTCGACGCCGTGCTGTGCGCACGCGGCGGCTACGGCGCCCAGCGCGTCGTCGACCTGCTCGACTGGGACGCGATGCGGGCGGCCGGACCGAAGGTGTTCGTCGGCTTCAGCGACGCCACCACCCTGCACGAGGCCTTCGCCGTCCGCCTCGGCCTGGTCACGCTGTACGGGCCGGTGGCCGCGGGCGTCGACTTCATCAAGAACGCCCGCGCGCAGGACCACCTCAAGGCCACCCTGTTCGCCCCGGAGACCGTCCGCACGCTCGCCTCCACCGGTACCGCCCTCGCCTCGGGCCGGGCACGGGGCATCACCATGGGCGGCTGTCTGGCGCTGCTGGCCACCGGCCACGGCACCCCGCACACCCACGCCGGCGCCCGCGGCGGACTGCTGCTGATCGAGGACGTCGGGGAGTCGCCGTACGCGGTGGACCGGGCCCTCACCCAACTCCTGCGCACCGGCTGGCTGGACGGGGTCGCGGGCGTCGCGCTCGGCTCCTGGGACAGGTGCGGCCCGTACGAGAATCTGCGGCCGGTCCTCGCCGACCGGCTCGGCGGCCTCGGCGTCCCCGTGGTCGAGGAGCTCGGATTCGGGCACTGCGAGGGAGCGGTGACCGTGCCGTTCGGCGTGGCCGCCGCCCTCGACGCGGACGCGGGCACCCTCACCCTCGACGCGCCCGCCCTGCGCTGA
- a CDS encoding prolyl oligopeptidase family serine peptidase, which translates to MQVLPYGSWPSPIDATLAATHDGRPEYVGFVGDEVWWTAPRPTENGRRTLVRRRADGTEESVLPAPWNVRSRVVEYGGQPWAGTVRDGRPLVVFVHFADQRLYAYEPGPDAEPRPLTPVSGVGGGLRWAEPQLLLERREVWCVLEEFTGEGPTDVRRVLAAVPLDGSAAHDRDAVRELTDDSRRFVTGARLSPDGRRAAWLAWDHPRMPWEGTEVVVADVTGGGMLSDARVVAGGPQESIAQVDWMRSADDCLLYVSDRSGWWNLYRDHEPVCPREEEFGGALWKLGHRWFAPLDSGLVAVVHGRGATALGILDPRTGELIDAAGPWTEFASTLAVHAERVVAVAASPRTAYEVVELDARTGRARVIGAAHDDAVDPAHYPEPRIRTFGGPDGRDIHAHVYPPHHPALVAPGHELPPYVIWAHGGPTDRAPLVLDLEIAYFTSRGIGVVEVDYGGSTGYGRAYRERLREQWGVVDVEDCAAVALALADEGTADRDRLAIRGGSAGGWTAAASLTGTDVYACGTILYPVLDLVGWATGETHDLESRYVDSLVGPLAEVPARYAQRSPVEHADRITVPFLLLQGLDDVICPPAQCERFLARLAGRSVPHAYLAFEGEGHGFRQAATMVRALEAELSLYAQVFGLRPPGVPRLELVQ; encoded by the coding sequence GTGCAGGTCCTGCCCTACGGTTCCTGGCCCTCGCCCATCGACGCGACCCTGGCGGCCACCCACGACGGGCGCCCCGAGTACGTCGGTTTCGTCGGCGACGAGGTGTGGTGGACCGCGCCCCGGCCGACCGAGAACGGCCGCCGCACCCTCGTGCGGCGACGCGCGGACGGCACGGAGGAGTCCGTCCTGCCCGCACCCTGGAATGTCCGCAGCCGGGTCGTCGAGTACGGCGGACAACCCTGGGCCGGCACCGTACGGGACGGCCGGCCCCTCGTGGTGTTCGTGCACTTCGCCGACCAGCGGCTGTACGCGTACGAGCCCGGCCCCGACGCCGAGCCGCGCCCGCTCACTCCCGTCTCCGGCGTGGGCGGCGGACTGCGCTGGGCGGAGCCGCAGTTGCTGCTGGAACGGCGTGAAGTCTGGTGCGTACTGGAGGAGTTCACCGGCGAAGGCCCCACCGACGTCCGCCGCGTCCTGGCGGCCGTACCGCTGGACGGCTCGGCCGCGCACGACCGCGACGCCGTACGCGAACTCACCGACGACAGCCGCCGGTTCGTCACCGGAGCCCGTCTCTCGCCCGACGGCCGCAGGGCCGCCTGGCTGGCCTGGGACCATCCGCGGATGCCGTGGGAGGGGACGGAGGTGGTCGTCGCCGACGTCACGGGCGGCGGCATGCTGAGCGATGCCCGGGTGGTGGCCGGCGGGCCGCAGGAGTCGATCGCGCAGGTCGACTGGATGCGGTCGGCGGACGACTGCCTGCTGTATGTGAGCGACCGCAGCGGCTGGTGGAACCTGTACCGCGACCACGAACCGGTCTGCCCGCGCGAGGAGGAGTTCGGCGGGGCCCTGTGGAAGCTCGGGCACCGCTGGTTCGCGCCGTTGGACAGCGGGCTCGTCGCCGTCGTGCACGGCCGGGGGGCCACCGCCCTCGGGATCCTCGACCCGCGGACGGGGGAGCTGATCGACGCGGCGGGGCCGTGGACGGAGTTCGCCTCGACCCTCGCCGTGCACGCCGAACGCGTCGTCGCCGTCGCGGCCAGTCCGCGCACCGCGTACGAAGTGGTGGAGCTGGACGCCCGGACCGGCCGCGCCCGGGTGATCGGCGCCGCGCACGACGACGCCGTGGACCCGGCCCACTACCCCGAGCCCCGGATCCGCACCTTCGGCGGACCCGACGGCCGTGACATCCACGCGCACGTCTATCCGCCCCACCACCCCGCACTCGTCGCCCCCGGCCACGAACTGCCGCCGTATGTCATCTGGGCCCACGGCGGGCCCACCGACCGGGCGCCGCTCGTGCTGGACCTGGAGATCGCCTACTTCACCTCGCGGGGCATCGGGGTCGTCGAGGTCGACTACGGGGGTTCGACCGGGTACGGGCGGGCCTACCGGGAGCGGCTGCGCGAGCAGTGGGGCGTGGTCGACGTCGAGGACTGCGCGGCGGTCGCGCTGGCCCTGGCCGACGAGGGCACCGCCGACCGCGACCGGCTGGCGATCCGCGGCGGCAGCGCCGGCGGCTGGACCGCCGCCGCCTCGCTGACCGGCACCGACGTCTACGCCTGCGGCACGATTCTCTACCCCGTGCTGGACCTGGTGGGCTGGGCGACGGGGGAGACCCACGACCTCGAGTCGCGGTACGTGGACAGCCTCGTCGGACCGCTCGCCGAGGTGCCCGCCCGGTACGCGCAGCGCTCGCCCGTCGAGCACGCCGACCGGATCACGGTGCCGTTCCTGCTGCTGCAGGGCCTGGACGACGTGATCTGCCCGCCCGCCCAGTGCGAACGGTTCCTGGCCCGGCTGGCGGGGCGGTCGGTGCCGCACGCGTACCTCGCCTTCGAGGGGGAGGGGCACGGGTTCCGGCAGGCGGCGACGATGGTGCGCGCGCTGGAGGCCGAGCTCTCGCTGTACGCTCAGGTGTTCGGGCTGCGTCCGCCCGGTGTCCCGAGGTTGGAGCTCGTGCAGTGA
- a CDS encoding M20/M25/M40 family metallo-hydrolase, with protein MADAQARDEVVRFTSDLIRIDTANRGGGDCRERPAAEYAAALLAEAGVEPTLLERTPGRTNVVARVEGSDPTADALLVHGHLDVVPAEAADWSVHPFSGEVRDGVVWGRGAVDMKNMDAMILAVLRGWARQGVRPRRDLVIAFTADEEATAEDGSGFLADRHPGLFEGCTEAIGESGAFTFHDGAGREIYPIAAGERGTAWLKLTARGRAGHGSKVNRDNAVTRLAAAVARIGGHPWPLRLTPTVRAALTELGALYGIETELRDVDGLLEKLGPTAALVEATVRNSANPTMLDAGYKINVIPGEAVAFVDGRYLAGAEDEFRATIDELTGPDVDWEFQHREVALQAPVDAPVFARMRAAVEEFAPEGHVVPYCMSGGTDAKQFSRLGITGYGFAPLKLPQGFDHQALFHGVDERVPVEALHFGVQVLDRFLRTA; from the coding sequence ATGGCTGACGCGCAGGCACGGGACGAGGTCGTGCGGTTCACCTCCGACCTCATCCGTATCGACACCGCCAACCGGGGCGGCGGGGACTGCCGGGAGCGGCCCGCCGCCGAGTACGCGGCCGCGCTGCTCGCCGAGGCGGGCGTCGAGCCGACGCTGCTCGAACGCACCCCGGGGCGCACCAACGTCGTCGCCCGGGTCGAGGGCTCCGATCCGACCGCCGACGCGCTGCTGGTCCACGGCCATCTGGACGTCGTCCCCGCCGAGGCCGCCGACTGGAGCGTGCACCCGTTCTCCGGGGAGGTGCGCGACGGGGTCGTGTGGGGGCGCGGCGCCGTCGACATGAAGAACATGGACGCGATGATCCTGGCCGTGCTCAGGGGCTGGGCGCGGCAGGGCGTGCGGCCCCGGCGCGACCTCGTCATCGCCTTCACCGCCGACGAGGAGGCCACCGCCGAGGACGGCTCCGGGTTCCTCGCCGACCGCCATCCGGGGCTGTTCGAGGGCTGCACCGAGGCCATCGGCGAATCGGGCGCGTTCACCTTCCACGACGGCGCCGGACGCGAGATCTACCCCATCGCCGCGGGCGAGCGCGGCACGGCCTGGCTGAAGCTCACCGCGCGCGGGCGCGCCGGACACGGCTCCAAGGTCAACCGGGACAACGCGGTGACCCGGCTGGCCGCGGCCGTCGCCCGCATCGGCGGGCACCCGTGGCCGCTCCGGCTCACCCCGACCGTCCGCGCCGCCCTCACCGAACTCGGCGCGCTGTACGGCATCGAGACCGAACTGCGCGACGTGGACGGCCTGTTGGAGAAGCTCGGCCCGACCGCCGCCCTCGTCGAGGCCACCGTGCGCAACAGCGCCAACCCGACGATGCTGGACGCCGGTTACAAAATCAACGTGATCCCCGGCGAGGCCGTCGCGTTCGTCGACGGCCGCTATCTCGCGGGCGCCGAGGACGAGTTCCGCGCGACCATCGACGAACTCACCGGCCCGGACGTCGACTGGGAGTTCCAGCACCGCGAGGTCGCCCTCCAGGCACCGGTCGACGCGCCGGTCTTCGCCCGGATGCGCGCCGCCGTCGAGGAGTTCGCGCCCGAGGGGCACGTGGTGCCGTACTGCATGTCCGGCGGCACGGACGCCAAGCAGTTCTCGCGGCTCGGCATCACCGGCTACGGCTTCGCACCGCTGAAGCTCCCGCAGGGCTTCGACCACCAGGCCCTCTTCCACGGGGTCGACGAACGGGTTCCGGTCGAGGCGCTGCACTTCGGCGTCCAGGTCCTCGACCGGTTCCTGCGGACGGCCTAG
- a CDS encoding M55 family metallopeptidase has protein sequence MKILISADMEGATGVTWPADVLPGTAEWERCRSMFTSDVNAAALGFFDGGADEVLVNEAHSTMRNLLLEQLDERVELLTGRHKSLSMVEGVQHGDVDGIAFVGYHTGAGMEGVLAHTYLANSITGVWLNDVRASEGLLNAHVVAEYGVPVVLVTGDDLACEDALGYAPGALKVAVKDHVSRYAAVCRTPARTAADIRAAAKEAAQLAVHQEPVRGGPFTVAVEFDAEHLAMTATLVPGVARIGERKVAYTSATMYEGIRAFKAVTTIVAAAIEEQYG, from the coding sequence GTGAAGATCCTCATCAGCGCCGACATGGAGGGCGCCACCGGTGTCACCTGGCCTGCCGACGTGCTGCCGGGCACCGCCGAATGGGAGCGGTGCCGGTCGATGTTCACCTCGGACGTCAACGCCGCGGCGCTGGGCTTCTTCGACGGCGGGGCGGACGAGGTCCTCGTCAACGAGGCCCACTCGACCATGCGCAACCTGCTCCTCGAACAGCTCGACGAGCGGGTGGAGCTGCTCACCGGCCGGCACAAGTCCCTCTCCATGGTGGAGGGCGTCCAGCACGGCGACGTCGACGGCATCGCGTTCGTCGGCTACCACACGGGCGCCGGCATGGAGGGCGTCCTCGCCCACACCTACCTCGCCAACTCGATCACCGGCGTGTGGCTGAACGACGTACGGGCCAGCGAGGGTCTGCTCAACGCGCATGTCGTCGCCGAGTACGGCGTGCCGGTCGTCCTGGTCACCGGCGACGACCTGGCCTGCGAGGACGCGCTCGGGTACGCGCCCGGGGCGCTGAAGGTCGCGGTGAAGGACCATGTCTCGCGGTACGCGGCCGTGTGCCGTACGCCTGCCCGCACCGCCGCCGACATCCGGGCGGCGGCGAAGGAGGCGGCGCAACTGGCGGTCCATCAGGAGCCGGTGAGGGGTGGGCCGTTCACCGTAGCGGTGGAGTTCGACGCCGAGCACCTCGCGATGACGGCCACCCTCGTGCCCGGTGTCGCCCGCATCGGCGAGCGGAAGGTCGCGTACACCAGCGCAACCATGTACGAGGGCATCCGTGCCTTCAAGGCGGTCACCACGATCGTCGCGGCCGCGATCGAGGAGCAGTATGGCTGA
- a CDS encoding MBL fold metallo-hydrolase has product MFLVDVLQTEGLGHRSHLAGGARAAVVVDPPRDIDRVIAAAARRGVRIVAVAETHVHNDYVTGGLELARLTGARYLVPAGAEVTYARVPVADGDVEPIDEDLVLRAVATPGHTPHHTAYVLEEAGRPVAAFTGGSLLIGSVGRPDLVEPRLTERLARAQHTSAHRLARELADEVAVLPTHGFGSFCSSTQAGGAHSTIGVEKASNPALLQDADTFVKELLAGLDDVPAYYAHMGPANAGGPAPVDLTAPRRADAGEIARRLAAGEWVVDLRSRVAFAAGHVAGAVNFEVDGQLATYLAWLIPWGKPVTLLAGSAEDVGRAQRELARVGIDRPAAAAVGSPADWLVDGARPASFPRATFADLAAARRRGEDMTVLDVRRDRERAVGWIEGSVHIPLHQLHPRLAEVPAGTVWVHCAGGMRAAIAASLLDAAGRHVVAVDDAFTAAAAANLPLTIPGLNTPGQTASALAVPGFGTSGA; this is encoded by the coding sequence GTGTTCCTAGTCGACGTCCTCCAGACCGAGGGGCTGGGCCATCGCAGCCATCTGGCGGGCGGCGCCCGCGCCGCGGTGGTCGTGGACCCGCCGCGCGACATCGACCGCGTGATCGCCGCGGCGGCGCGGCGCGGGGTGCGGATCGTCGCCGTCGCCGAGACCCATGTGCACAACGACTACGTGACCGGTGGACTGGAACTGGCCCGGCTCACGGGGGCGCGCTATCTGGTGCCGGCCGGGGCGGAGGTGACGTACGCGCGTGTGCCGGTCGCCGACGGAGACGTGGAGCCGATCGACGAGGACCTCGTCCTGCGGGCGGTGGCCACCCCCGGACACACCCCGCACCACACCGCTTACGTCCTCGAGGAGGCGGGCCGGCCGGTGGCCGCGTTCACCGGCGGTTCCCTGCTGATCGGCAGCGTGGGCCGGCCCGACCTCGTCGAGCCGCGGCTGACCGAGCGGCTGGCCCGGGCGCAGCACACCTCCGCGCACCGCCTCGCGCGGGAGCTGGCGGACGAGGTGGCGGTGCTGCCCACGCACGGCTTCGGCAGCTTCTGCTCCTCCACGCAGGCCGGCGGCGCGCACAGCACGATCGGCGTCGAGAAGGCGTCCAACCCGGCGCTCCTGCAGGACGCGGACACGTTCGTGAAGGAGCTGCTGGCGGGGCTGGACGACGTCCCGGCGTACTACGCGCACATGGGCCCGGCCAACGCGGGCGGCCCCGCCCCGGTGGACCTGACGGCGCCGCGGCGCGCCGACGCGGGCGAGATCGCCCGGCGGCTCGCGGCCGGCGAGTGGGTGGTGGACCTGCGCAGCCGGGTGGCGTTCGCCGCAGGTCACGTGGCCGGGGCGGTCAACTTCGAGGTCGACGGGCAGCTCGCGACCTATCTGGCCTGGCTGATCCCGTGGGGCAAGCCGGTGACGCTGCTCGCCGGGAGCGCTGAGGACGTCGGGCGCGCCCAGCGGGAGCTCGCCCGGGTCGGCATCGACCGCCCGGCCGCGGCGGCCGTGGGCTCCCCCGCCGACTGGCTCGTGGACGGAGCACGCCCGGCCTCGTTCCCACGGGCCACCTTCGCCGACCTCGCCGCCGCCCGCCGGCGCGGCGAGGACATGACCGTGCTCGACGTCCGCCGGGACCGCGAGCGTGCGGTCGGCTGGATCGAGGGCAGCGTGCACATCCCCCTCCACCAGCTCCATCCGCGGCTCGCCGAGGTGCCCGCGGGCACGGTCTGGGTGCACTGCGCGGGCGGGATGCGCGCGGCCATCGCCGCCTCCCTGCTCGACGCCGCCGGCCGGCACGTCGTAGCCGTCGACGACGCCTTCACCGCAGCAGCCGCCGCCAACCTCCCCCTCACCATCCCCGGTCTCAACACCCCTGGCCAGACCGCCTCCGCCCTCGCCGTCCCCGGCTTCGGCACCTCCGGCGCATGA
- a CDS encoding sulfite exporter TauE/SafE family protein, translating into MSAFVLALVAGGLVGLALGALGAGGSILTVPALIYLLGFSPVAATTAGLVIVIATAVTALLAHARAGAVRWRAGLLFAAAGLPPAAAAGALSTRVPEPVLTLMFAGLAALAAVRMLRRRAPRGDGRVSAARAAGAGAGLGAVTGFLGVGGGFLAVPALVGVLAVPMSAAVGTSLLVVAANALAALTARAFTAVHLDWTLIMPFLATAVLGAWDGRRLAAKVSAATLQRVFGGVLLAVAVGMGVSAVR; encoded by the coding sequence ATGAGCGCGTTCGTTCTGGCGTTGGTTGCCGGGGGGCTGGTCGGTCTGGCGCTGGGGGCGCTGGGCGCGGGCGGCAGCATCCTGACCGTTCCCGCGCTGATCTACCTGCTCGGTTTCAGCCCGGTCGCGGCGACCACCGCGGGCCTGGTCATCGTCATCGCCACGGCGGTCACCGCGCTCCTCGCGCACGCGCGGGCCGGCGCGGTGCGCTGGCGGGCGGGGCTGCTGTTCGCGGCGGCCGGTCTGCCGCCGGCCGCGGCGGCGGGCGCCCTGTCCACACGGGTCCCCGAGCCGGTGCTGACGCTGATGTTCGCGGGACTGGCCGCCCTGGCCGCCGTCCGCATGCTGCGCCGCCGAGCCCCGCGCGGCGACGGGCGGGTCTCGGCGGCGCGTGCGGCGGGAGCCGGGGCCGGGCTGGGCGCGGTGACCGGGTTCCTGGGGGTCGGCGGCGGGTTTCTCGCCGTGCCCGCGCTGGTGGGCGTCCTGGCCGTGCCGATGAGCGCGGCGGTGGGCACGAGTCTGCTGGTCGTCGCAGCCAACGCGCTGGCGGCCCTCACGGCCCGGGCGTTCACGGCCGTCCACCTGGACTGGACGCTGATCATGCCGTTTCTCGCGACCGCCGTCCTCGGGGCCTGGGACGGCAGACGACTGGCCGCGAAGGTCTCCGCCGCGACCCTGCAGCGCGTCTTCGGCGGCGTGCTGCTGGCCGTGGCGGTGGGCATGGGCGTGAGCGCCGTCCGGTGA
- a CDS encoding metal-sensitive transcriptional regulator encodes MSAEELKSALNRLRRAQGQLAGVIRMIEEGRDCEDVVTQLAAVSRALDRAGFAIIATGLEQCMTSEDPEIRNSAQMRARLEKLFLSLA; translated from the coding sequence ATGTCGGCCGAGGAACTGAAGTCGGCGCTCAACCGGCTGCGGCGCGCCCAGGGGCAACTCGCGGGTGTGATCCGGATGATCGAGGAGGGCCGTGACTGCGAGGACGTGGTCACCCAGCTCGCCGCCGTATCCCGGGCCCTGGACCGGGCCGGCTTCGCGATCATCGCGACGGGGCTGGAGCAGTGCATGACCAGCGAGGACCCGGAGATCCGGAACTCCGCGCAGATGCGGGCCCGCCTGGAGAAGCTCTTCCTGTCGCTCGCCTGA
- a CDS encoding rhodanese-like domain-containing protein — translation MTDPAIDRTTVPASIPASAPAGLTVAQAAARLDEFTVVDVRTPGEYAGGRLPGARNVPLDRLGEAASALRAAAARGPLLLVCASGNRSAKGCAQLAALGVEAATLEGGTGGWAAAGHPVERPAGSRTPWPMDRQVRLAAGSLVLAGFAVGLARPGAHRLSGLIGAGLVFSAATDTCGMAALLARLPHNRPPKDALSFEETLVRLATPVL, via the coding sequence ATGACCGACCCCGCGATCGACCGTACGACCGTCCCCGCGTCCATCCCCGCGTCCGCCCCTGCCGGCCTGACCGTCGCCCAGGCCGCCGCCCGGCTCGACGAGTTCACCGTCGTCGACGTGCGCACGCCCGGCGAGTACGCCGGGGGCCGGCTGCCCGGCGCCCGCAACGTCCCCCTGGACCGGCTCGGCGAGGCCGCGAGCGCCCTGCGGGCAGCCGCCGCGCGCGGGCCGCTGCTGCTCGTGTGCGCCTCCGGCAACCGGTCCGCGAAGGGCTGCGCGCAGCTCGCGGCCCTCGGCGTCGAGGCGGCCACACTGGAGGGCGGCACCGGCGGCTGGGCGGCGGCCGGCCACCCGGTCGAGCGTCCGGCGGGGTCCCGTACCCCCTGGCCGATGGACCGCCAGGTCCGGCTCGCCGCCGGCTCTCTGGTGCTCGCCGGTTTCGCCGTGGGTCTGGCCCGGCCGGGCGCGCACCGGCTGTCCGGGCTGATCGGCGCCGGGCTGGTCTTCTCGGCGGCGACCGACACCTGCGGCATGGCCGCCCTGCTGGCCCGGCTCCCGCACAACCGGCCGCCCAAGGACGCCCTTTCCTTCGAGGAGACGTTGGTGCGGCTGGCCACCCCCGTGTTGTGA